The region AAGCTGGAAAAAATACGCTTTGGAGTCCCACAGACTTGGGTTAAATTTTTCTACCCAggtctgagcctccatttcccctCCTCCATATGTTGATTCTCTCAGAGTTACCATTGGCTCTTAATGATACAGGATATGCAAATAATTGAGCAAGCACGAGATTCTAAAAGAATATTACCTTTTTTTGGTCCCAATCTCTCTTATGCATCAGGTTCTGGGGAAGtaactacattttgaaatctcctGGCACCGAGGTATTATCCCCAGATCCATTAAATCATACTCTCTGGAGGTGGATCCAGGCAGCAGTATTTAAAAAATCTGCCCTAGATTATTGCAACGTGCACCTGAAGTTGGGAACCACTGCTGTAGGCTATTGTTTCTTGGTTGCTTGAGTCCATTGCTTTCCAAACCTGAGCTTGCTTCAGAATCAccaggagggcttgttaaaatgcagagagCTTGGCTGTACCCCTAGAGTTTCTGACTCTGTAAGTCTGGGTTGGGGGTTCCTATAATTAGCATTTGTGAAAaattcaggtgctgctgatgCTGCGGGTTTGGTAATGATGCTTTtgaaccactgctctagagaaACGGTTTTCAAAGTGCGATCTGCACACCAATCTCAGCTGAAATGCAAGGAAAGCTTGTGAAGAATGCAGGCGGTCCTCCCTATCCAGACTCTCTCACATGAACTTTATCTATTAGAACTCAGGTAAGGAATGGATATAGTTTTGCCTCCTGAactgtgtttttctctctgtaaCTCAGGAGCTAAATAGATTCATCTTATATAGTGTCCCTTATTATCCAGACTTACCACTGACTTTCTTACAATCGAAATTCAGGATCCAAGTATAATGTGGATAATGGGGGGTAATTCTACAGATTTCTGGGCTCTGCCAGAGATAAAGTAAATTAGATTATCTGAAATTAGATCCTGGAATTCTCTGTTTCAAGTCTCTCAAGGTAATTCTTAGGAACATGAATATCTGAGAGCCATGTCCCCCTGCTGTGTAAAAGAATCATAGAGCTCTTTTAAATTCTAGTAATTGAAATATAACTCTGGTGTCAAACACTTATGAGGTTTGCTTGCAAAGCACTTTAGACCAACTGAGTGATGCAATGTAAGACCCCATAATATCTAAGATTATAATCCTTCTCTTAAGATAGAAGCAATATCCTGTTTCTGGCCAAAGACATCCAGAATTTCTCCTACCCAGTCAAATTCCCAAAGTTTGAGTAGAACAAGTTTCATTTGGAAGGATCtgctcaaagaaatgaaagacaagaaagaattaaaatttaaaaaacattcttagACCCTAGAAGCCCAATAGAAGTTTCAAATGCTCTGCTTGCTATTTCTAATCAGAAAGCTAAGCCCAATGAAGACTTCACTTTTCCAACCACCTTCATAAATGCACTCTTAACCTCTTTGTTCCTCAGGCTATAGACCAGAGGGTTCAGCATAGGGATGACCATGGTGTAGAACACAGACGCAATTTTGTCTGTGGCCATGGAATGGCTGGAGCTGGGCTGTAAGTACATGAAGACACCTGTCCCATAGAAGACAGAGATGGCAGTGAGGTGGGATGCACAGGTAGAGAATGCCTTTTTCTGTCCCTCAACTGAGTGCATCCTCAGGATAGCAATAAAAATGAGCAAGTAAGAGTCCAAGATGACCAAGAGAGTGAAAAAGATACTGAACGCTGCCAATGTGAAGAGCACAATCTCATTTGCGTAGATATCAGAGCAGGAGAGGGCCAGCAGTGGGGGGATGTCACAGAAAAAGTGATTGACTATGTTGGAACGGCAGAAGGGGAGGTGGAAAGTCAGGGCAACATGGATGGAAGATTGCACGAGTCCACAGATGTAGGAGCTGGTGACCAGTAAGGCACACATAGTACCTGTCATGGTGGTGCTGTAATGCAGGGGTTTACACACGGCTGCATGGCGGTCAAAGGCCATTGAGGCCAGGAGGAAACTTTCAACAGTGGCAAAGGCTGCAAAGAAGAACATCTGGGTAGCACACGCATTGTAAGATATAATGCTATCTCCCGGGAGAAACCCCACCGTTACTCTGGGAGTGACAGTGGAAGCATATACACAATCCACAAGGGAGAggttactgaggaaaaaatacacGGGAGTGTGGAGTCGAGAGTCCAACAGAATCAACACCATCATCCCAAGGTTCCCGATCAGAGTGATGAGGTAAATGAGAGTGAAGATTGTAAATAAAGGGACCTGCATCTCTAGGACATCTGTTAACCCTATAAGAAGGAATTCAGTCACCTCTGAAATGTTCTCCATCAGGGTCATTTGGGACTCATCATGAGCGGCACCTAGACAAGATAAGCAAACATAGGGTCATGCTATTTGATCATTATCATGGAAACCAAAGTGTGGACAGGGTCTCTTGCTCACATGCGTCAGCTCCGTGTCAAGGGCAGATGCACGTAGGGAAGGTGGACCGAATGGTGGGTAGGGGTGGGATGAGTGCGACTGTTCATCTAGAAGTGTTACGGAAAGGCACTGGCATGCCCTTGCTGACTGTGGCTGCCGCAGCAGGACCGTATTATGACTTCAGGCCACATCTCAGCTTGCTTGCTGTAGAGTACACTCTATTACATGAAACCACATAGGACCCTTTCTTACTACTTGCCTTCTCTTGCGAGCATATTTGTCTAAGATATAGATAGAAAGCTTAATCAACAGAAAgcaaaatttagaaaacattttgtcAACCATTGGTACATGGTGCTGAGAAGTCCCATCACATATATTTCTTGTCTCTGAGGGACCCCTCACTAATTGTTTAAGTTAGCTGAGGGCATGTGGTGATTTAGAGCCCTGCTTCACAGGCTACACTTTGCTTTCTAATTCATAAGAGCCCTTCGCTGGCGCTCCGCTTCACTTGTCGGTCCCCTAAAGGAAACTTCATGGTTTCTGGAACGTTCTTAGTAATATTTTGGCATCTTTCAATAATTCTAAAACTAAAGGAATTGTCTTTCAAAAAGTTGAAGGAAAACTTTAGTTGCTTTCTCTCCATGCAAtgatctatatatttttttccaatgggctgaattttttcatcttccaCCATCATCTGTGTCTTTGCTTTGTTTGTGGGGAGGGAGGATAAGGGGAGATGGAAGAGCTACTTTTGTTCTCACCTACAAACTCTGGGCCGTCAAGCAAGTCATAGCTCTCCTGCCACGTTACATAGTGTATCTGGTGGTGTTCGCCTCCGGTGGTGACTCAGCTGGCAGCCTATTGTGTACGAGAGGCTCTCTCAAGCTAGGGAACACTTCTGACTCTGGAATCTTAAGTCACATTCGTTTCTCCTGAATTAGCCATTCTTAATATTCAAGGAAGGATGTGAGATAGCCTTTGTCTTTAAAGATTGCCTACTGGGAGAGACATATACCCTAAAGACATGTCAATCATAATTTATTTCTAAAGTGGAGGGTGCCCAGGGCACTTTGAAAGGAGGAAGGGTGTGTAGTTAACCCAGTGCAGAAATGCAGGAAGGCTTTCTGAAGATGAGAACTCCTGAGTTGTCACTTGGAGACTAAAGGAATTATAATAATGTTTATTCGTTATTATATTAGCAAACACTTATACAGCACATATTTTATGTCAGGAAAACTGTTCTAAGTTGttcataaatattaactcatttaatacaTTTAGCAATTCTGTgaggcaggtactattattaaCTACTCTCCCATTTTACTTTATGTGGACTGAGTAAAGTTTAAAGAGGTAAATTACTTGCTCAAATAGTAAATCTGGTGGTAGAGTTGGGATCTGAGCCCAGGCAATATGGTCTAAAATTCATAATGTTATGTATCCATCTCAATATAGTGTGTCAAATTAATTAATTTCCTGTGTTTCAGCTTCCTCTTCTTTAAGGTGGGAAATACACAGCTTTCAACTTTTATGTTGGATGAATGGAATAACTTAGATGGTGCAAAGCACTTAAAACAATGTCAGTTACACAGCAAGTACTCAAGAGTTTAAGCTGTTACCACCACCACTGCTACGACGACTACTATTACTACTATTACAGCAAGCAGAAGAAGCATCATGGATAAAAGGATGAATTGGTAAACACAGCTGTACAAACAGACAATTATAAGCAGATAGGTATTACCGATTAGTAAAATGCATGGCACAATCAAATCCCAATAAGTAAGTGATGTACAAAAGTAATTGGTACAAATGAGACAGGTAGGAGTGAACCctgaaagagaggaaaaatgtgTCGGATTATGAATATAATCTATTTAGAAGAAGAGCCTAAGGTGACTTTTTACGCCAAATACCgtataagaatatattttttccaattGTACAGATACGTGTCACTCATTGATTAGTGACTTGTTGGGACGTGGCCTTGGAGACATTACTGACACTCTGTGAATCTCAGTCTCATTGTCTGTGAAATACCCAGTTCAATATccagtgtatttattttacagagctgaaaagatgaaattaaatGACATTCGGAACCCTACTAATACAATGCCTAGCACATGGAATGTATTCACTGTtagttctctctttttcttattcttttcctaACTGGCTTTGCACATAAACCAGCTCTGTACCAGAAGCTAGTATTACAAAATGAATAACCTGATTCCTGACCTTTTAAGGAGGTAGAGACAGCCAGATCTACAAATTATTTCCCCAAAGTGATGAGTACAATAATAAAGTGTATATAAAGTGTTATGGGATGACCACAAACCTAACTAGAATATGCCAGGACACGCTACTGAGACTGGTTCATCAATTCTTAGATGTCCGTGCTCGCTGGAGTTGCCAGATTTGGTCCAAATATACAAACATGTGAATCTGACTAAATttatttttgggaaaaaaagttaatttctgtattctactgATGCGCCAAGAATGGCCAATGTATTGACCGAATACTTTATCTATAATACTTGTAGGTACAAAGGGGCACAAAATAGCTCCTTTTGATCCAGAAATTCAGAGGTGTAGGGGTGTGGATAAGCTTGTACTACA is a window of Vicugna pacos chromosome 10, VicPac4, whole genome shotgun sequence DNA encoding:
- the LOC107034527 gene encoding olfactory receptor 5B12-like, with the translated sequence MTLMENISEVTEFLLIGLTDVLEMQVPLFTIFTLIYLITLIGNLGMMVLILLDSRLHTPVYFFLSNLSLVDCVYASTVTPRVTVGFLPGDSIISYNACATQMFFFAAFATVESFLLASMAFDRHAAVCKPLHYSTTMTGTMCALLVTSSYICGLVQSSIHVALTFHLPFCRSNIVNHFFCDIPPLLALSCSDIYANEIVLFTLAAFSIFFTLLVILDSYLLIFIAILRMHSVEGQKKAFSTCASHLTAISVFYGTGVFMYLQPSSSHSMATDKIASVFYTMVIPMLNPLVYSLRNKEVKSAFMKVVGKVKSSLGLAF